Proteins encoded together in one Telopea speciosissima isolate NSW1024214 ecotype Mountain lineage chromosome 6, Tspe_v1, whole genome shotgun sequence window:
- the LOC122663702 gene encoding protein RGF1 INDUCIBLE TRANSCRIPTION FACTOR 1-like, producing the protein MKEIKPKSRRIMGAGGPEDDDNRWPPWLRPLLETNFFVQCKSHADSHKSECNMYCLDCMNGSLCSVCLAYHKDHRAIQIRRSSYHDVIRVNEIQKVLDISGVQTYIINSARVVFLNERPQPRPGKGVTNTCEVCERSLLDSFRFCSLGCKIVGSSKNFRKKKRHQGLALDEEESYSSSSSLGIEKKKVQSFTPSTPPPTAVNYRTAKRRKGIPHRAPMGGLIIEY; encoded by the exons atgaaggagatcaaacccaAGAGCAGAAGAATCATG GGAGCTGGAGGACCAGAAGACGATGATAACAGGTGGCCGCCATGGTTACGCCCTCTTCTTGAGACGAATTTCTTCGTCCAATGCAAGTCACATGCTGATTCCCACAAATCGGAATGCAATATGTACTGCTTGGATTGTATGAATGGCAGTCTCTGTTCTGTCTGCCTCGCCTATCACAAAGATCACAGAGCCATTCAG ATAAGGAGGTCTTCATACCATGATGTGATCAGGGTTAATGAGATTCAGAAGGTATTGGACATTAGTGGTGTTCAGACCTACATTATCAACAGTGCTAGAGTTGTGTTCCTTAACGAACGCCCTCAGCCCAGGCCAGGCAAAGGGGTAACCAACACTTGTGAGGTCTGTGAACGAAGTCTACTCGATTCCTTCCGTTTCTGTTCTCTGGGTTGCAAG ATTGTGGGTTCTTCGAAGAACTTCAGGAAGAAGAAACGCCATCAGGGTTTGGCTTTAGATGAAGAAGAATCTTACAGTAGCAGTAGTAGCCTTGGCATTGAGAAAAAAAAGGTTCAGAGCTTCACCCCTTCGACACCGCCACCAACTGCGGTAAATTACAGAACTGCCAAGCGAAGGAAGGGAATCCCTCACAGAGCACCAATGGGAGGACTTATTATAGAATATTAG